The Chryseobacterium geocarposphaerae genome window below encodes:
- a CDS encoding Pr6Pr family membrane protein yields the protein MTQRILSLIFALVGWFSIIAQYYLMVKNIQISFAEANIRFFSYFTILTNIIVAGYFTLQAFNRIPKIKKPGILTAITIYILIVGLVYQIILRSTWDPKGLQRLVDELLHTIIPILVLIYWYLYENKNKLNYRQILPWAIYPLLYLFYILIRGYFSDFYPYPFINAINLGYFQVLINSFGILLLFAALSMLFVRIGKSLNK from the coding sequence ATGACACAAAGAATTTTATCCTTGATCTTTGCTTTAGTCGGATGGTTTTCGATTATTGCTCAATATTATCTGATGGTAAAAAACATTCAGATTTCTTTTGCAGAAGCCAACATCAGATTTTTCAGCTATTTTACGATCCTTACCAATATAATAGTCGCCGGATATTTTACATTGCAGGCTTTTAACAGAATTCCCAAAATTAAAAAGCCGGGAATTCTGACTGCCATTACTATTTATATTTTAATTGTAGGGCTGGTTTATCAGATCATTCTCCGTTCAACATGGGACCCAAAAGGATTACAAAGGCTTGTAGATGAACTTCTGCACACAATTATTCCTATTCTCGTTCTTATATATTGGTATCTGTATGAAAATAAAAACAAACTAAACTACAGGCAAATTCTACCTTGGGCAATTTACCCTTTACTGTATCTTTTTTATATATTAATCAGAGGATATTTTTCAGACTTTTATCCCTATCCTTTTATAAATGCGATAAATCTTGGCTATTTCCAGGTTCTCATTAACTCCTTTGGGATTTTGCTTTTATTTGCAGCATTATCTATGCTTTTTGTTCGTATAGGAAAGAGCCTGAATAAGTGA
- a CDS encoding LNS2 domain-containing protein, which translates to MELEYKDHISPILKDGVKNYLIDIDGTITEDVPNEEPERMVTCEPFPDALETINRWYDEGHQICFFTSRTENLKQITIDWLDKHGFKYHSVLCGKPRGGNYHWIDNHLVRATRYKGKFTDLIEKQVTIEVFKED; encoded by the coding sequence ATGGAGTTAGAATACAAAGATCACATCAGTCCGATTCTGAAGGACGGAGTAAAAAATTACCTAATTGATATCGATGGAACCATTACAGAAGATGTTCCCAATGAAGAGCCGGAAAGAATGGTTACCTGTGAGCCTTTTCCCGATGCTTTAGAAACCATTAACAGATGGTATGATGAGGGACATCAGATTTGTTTTTTCACTTCAAGAACTGAAAATCTGAAACAAATTACAATCGATTGGCTGGATAAGCATGGGTTTAAATATCACAGCGTGTTGTGTGGGAAACCTAGAGGGGGGAATTATCACTGGATAGATAACCATTTGGTGAGAGCTACTAGATACAAAGGCAAATTTACTGACCTTATAGAAAAGCAGGTAACCATTGAAGTTTTTAAGGAAGATTAA
- a CDS encoding D-2-hydroxyacid dehydrogenase: MKVLANDGLDQSGIDALKEKGFEVITTKVAQEFLVDYINEHKIQTLLVRSATQVRKDIIDNCPSIEIIGRGGVGMDNIDVDYAREKGIHVINTPSASSESVAELVFAHLFSGARFLQDSNRKMPLVGDTDFAGLKKAYTAGIELKGKTIGIVGMGRIGQEVAKIALGLGMRVIAADSNVGRASIKVKFYNNQFINVDIETEPLQDVLKHSDFITLHVPAQKDGYMIGKNEFEMMKDGVAVVNCSRGGVIDEEALIEALDSGKVRFAGLDVFINEPTPSKKILSHPKISLTPHTGASTLEAQDRIGLSLAEQISSILQIQ; encoded by the coding sequence ATGAAAGTTTTAGCAAACGATGGCTTAGATCAATCTGGAATTGATGCATTAAAGGAGAAAGGTTTTGAGGTAATTACAACAAAAGTAGCACAGGAATTTTTGGTAGACTACATTAATGAGCACAAGATCCAAACACTTTTGGTACGTAGTGCAACACAGGTAAGAAAAGATATTATTGATAATTGTCCATCCATAGAAATTATCGGAAGAGGAGGAGTAGGAATGGATAATATTGATGTAGACTATGCCAGAGAAAAAGGTATACATGTAATTAACACTCCTTCAGCTTCGTCAGAATCGGTAGCCGAATTGGTTTTTGCCCATTTATTTTCAGGAGCAAGATTTTTACAGGATTCTAACAGAAAAATGCCTTTGGTAGGTGATACCGACTTTGCGGGTTTGAAAAAAGCTTATACGGCAGGTATTGAGTTGAAAGGAAAAACAATAGGAATTGTTGGAATGGGGAGAATCGGTCAGGAAGTTGCTAAAATCGCTTTAGGTCTTGGAATGAGAGTAATCGCCGCTGATAGTAATGTAGGAAGAGCAAGTATTAAAGTGAAATTCTACAACAACCAGTTCATCAATGTAGATATTGAAACTGAGCCTTTACAGGATGTATTAAAGCATTCAGATTTCATCACGCTTCACGTTCCGGCTCAAAAAGACGGCTATATGATCGGTAAAAATGAATTTGAAATGATGAAAGACGGAGTAGCTGTTGTCAATTGCTCAAGAGGTGGGGTAATTGATGAAGAAGCTTTAATTGAGGCTTTAGATTCCGGAAAAGTAAGATTTGCTGGTTTAGATGTTTTCATTAATGAACCGACTCCTTCTAAAAAGATATTAAGTCATCCAAAAATTTCTTTGACTCCGCACACAGGTGCCTCTACTTTGGAAGCTCAGGATAGAATAGGACTTTCTTTGGCTGAGCAGATTTCAAGTATTCTTCAAATTCAGTAA
- the mscL gene encoding large-conductance mechanosensitive channel protein MscL, producing MGFFKEFKEFAVKGNVVDLAVGVIIGGAFGKIVTSLVEDIITPAILTPTLEKLNLKNLADLVIPGTAIKYGMFLSSAISFLVVALALFLMIKGINKLKKEAPAEEPAPAGPTEDQKLLMEIRDLLKAKNS from the coding sequence ATGGGATTTTTCAAAGAGTTTAAAGAGTTCGCCGTTAAAGGGAACGTGGTAGATTTAGCTGTCGGGGTAATTATTGGTGGTGCTTTTGGTAAAATTGTCACTTCTTTGGTAGAGGATATTATTACACCTGCTATTTTAACACCCACATTAGAAAAATTAAATTTAAAAAATCTGGCCGATCTGGTGATTCCGGGTACAGCTATTAAGTACGGAATGTTCCTATCTTCCGCTATTTCCTTCCTTGTAGTCGCTCTGGCTTTATTTCTTATGATTAAGGGAATCAACAAACTGAAAAAAGAAGCTCCGGCAGAAGAACCTGCACCGGCAGGACCTACAGAAGATCAAAAATTATTAATGGAAATCAGAGACTTACTGAAAGCTAAAAATTCATAA
- a CDS encoding NAD(P)H-hydrate dehydratase, with protein sequence MKIFTAKKIRQCDEFTIANEPVSSVQLMERAAQSCVNWILENCKIHKNFTIFCGNGNNGGDGLAIARLLYLKGFDVDVFVKDTKGNFSRDAAVNLKKLKDFSGISIKEFKDFQKERITEQTICIDAVFGTGLSRKMEGEELKIINELNSLQNIKISIDIPSGLLADKDWDEDSAVFKADYTLSFQFWKKSFLYPETGKYTGKVVILDIGLHPQYINETHTTDFTVDDEVIKKIFRPRNEYSHKGSFGKVGIVGGSYGKIGAAVLSVKAALKSGAGLVFAYSPKCGYDILQTSSPEAMFMEGGKDYIENIDIDKDIVLGIGPGLGTHQKTEESLIRFLKNYSAPLVLDADALNIISKDPSYVDLVPESSIITPHPKEFERLFGKTKDSFERSDLAVQKAIEHKIYIVLKDHHTQVVTPEGNVFYNITGNSGLAKGGSGDILTGILTSLLAQGYSPENAAVLGVWLHGKSADFAAEKHSKESMQPSDVIKELETIFLYINKKVTKKL encoded by the coding sequence GTGAAAATTTTTACTGCAAAAAAAATTAGACAATGTGATGAATTTACGATTGCCAATGAGCCCGTTTCTTCTGTACAACTGATGGAACGGGCAGCACAGTCGTGTGTCAATTGGATTTTAGAAAACTGTAAAATTCATAAAAATTTTACAATCTTTTGCGGAAATGGCAATAATGGAGGAGATGGATTGGCTATTGCAAGACTGCTCTATTTAAAGGGCTTTGATGTGGATGTTTTTGTAAAAGATACCAAAGGGAATTTTTCTCGGGACGCAGCTGTTAACCTCAAAAAGCTAAAAGATTTTTCAGGGATCAGCATTAAAGAATTTAAAGATTTTCAAAAGGAAAGAATAACTGAACAGACCATCTGCATTGATGCTGTTTTTGGGACAGGACTATCCAGAAAAATGGAAGGAGAAGAACTGAAAATTATAAACGAACTGAATTCCTTACAGAATATAAAAATTTCAATAGATATTCCCTCGGGTTTATTGGCGGATAAAGATTGGGATGAAGATTCTGCTGTTTTCAAAGCGGATTATACATTAAGCTTCCAATTCTGGAAAAAGAGTTTTTTATATCCTGAAACAGGAAAATATACAGGCAAGGTTGTGATTTTAGATATTGGGCTTCATCCTCAATATATTAATGAAACTCATACAACTGATTTTACTGTTGATGATGAGGTTATTAAAAAAATATTCAGACCCAGAAATGAATATTCACACAAAGGAAGTTTTGGTAAGGTTGGAATAGTGGGAGGGAGTTATGGTAAAATAGGAGCTGCTGTTTTGTCGGTAAAAGCTGCTTTGAAAAGCGGTGCAGGGCTCGTTTTTGCCTACAGTCCAAAATGTGGTTATGATATACTTCAGACTTCTTCTCCGGAAGCAATGTTTATGGAAGGTGGAAAAGACTATATTGAAAATATTGACATTGATAAGGATATAGTCTTAGGAATAGGGCCGGGTTTAGGAACCCATCAGAAAACGGAAGAGAGTTTAATAAGGTTTTTAAAGAATTATTCAGCTCCTTTGGTGCTGGATGCGGATGCTCTTAATATTATTTCCAAAGATCCGTCATATGTAGATCTGGTTCCTGAAAGCTCCATTATTACTCCGCACCCCAAAGAATTCGAAAGACTTTTTGGCAAAACAAAGGATTCCTTTGAAAGATCTGATCTTGCTGTGCAAAAAGCCATTGAGCACAAGATTTACATTGTATTAAAAGATCATCATACTCAGGTTGTAACCCCGGAAGGAAATGTTTTTTATAATATTACAGGAAATTCCGGATTGGCAAAAGGAGGTAGTGGAGATATTTTGACGGGCATTTTGACATCATTATTAGCTCAGGGATATTCTCCGGAAAATGCTGCTGTTTTGGGAGTCTGGCTTCATGGGAAATCTGCAGATTTTGCAGCGGAAAAACATTCTAAAGAATCAATGCAGCCTTCGGATGTAATTAAAGAATTAGAAACTATATTCTTATACATCAACAAAAAAGTCACAAAGAAATTGTGA
- the lgt gene encoding prolipoprotein diacylglyceryl transferase codes for MDTEYKIWDPSTGIHLGPITLHYYSLMFIFAFGFGYLLMTRMFTIDHINQKYLEPLFTWTLIGTILGARLGHVIFYQPELFKQDFWSVFLPIQTKPEFKFTGFSGLASHGATLALILTTLYYSYKIIKKNPFWVYDRLGIVVALGGAFVRMGNFFNSEIIGKPVAANSPFAFLFPQMSDEYGVTVPRYPTQLFEAVGYVLLFILLWVLYRKTDKKYQQGWLFGLFFIILWAIRFFVEFLKEPQGDEFIQFGGLNTGQILSIPFMIAGVIIMIYSKKFKITEAENAKPE; via the coding sequence TTGGATACTGAATATAAAATCTGGGATCCTTCTACCGGAATTCATCTGGGGCCAATTACATTGCATTACTATAGTTTGATGTTCATTTTTGCCTTTGGTTTCGGATATCTTTTAATGACAAGAATGTTCACTATTGATCATATTAATCAGAAATATCTTGAACCTCTTTTCACCTGGACATTAATTGGAACTATTTTAGGAGCAAGATTAGGACACGTTATTTTTTACCAGCCGGAGCTTTTCAAACAGGATTTCTGGAGTGTATTTTTACCGATCCAGACAAAACCTGAATTTAAATTCACCGGGTTTTCAGGTCTTGCAAGCCACGGAGCAACTTTAGCATTGATTTTAACAACATTATATTATTCATACAAAATTATTAAGAAAAACCCTTTCTGGGTGTATGACAGATTGGGAATTGTAGTGGCTTTAGGTGGTGCTTTTGTACGTATGGGGAACTTCTTTAACTCAGAAATCATTGGTAAGCCTGTAGCGGCAAATTCTCCGTTTGCGTTTCTTTTCCCTCAGATGAGTGATGAATACGGTGTGACTGTTCCAAGATACCCCACTCAATTATTTGAAGCGGTAGGTTATGTACTTCTCTTTATTCTTTTATGGGTTTTATATAGAAAAACAGACAAAAAATATCAGCAAGGATGGTTATTTGGTTTATTCTTTATTATTCTTTGGGCGATCAGATTCTTTGTAGAATTCTTAAAAGAACCTCAAGGAGATGAATTCATTCAGTTTGGAGGATTAAATACAGGGCAGATTCTTTCCATTCCGTTTATGATAGCTGGTGTAATCATTATGATTTATTCCAAAAAGTTCAAAATAACTGAGGCAGAAAATGCCAAACCTGAATAA
- the yidD gene encoding membrane protein insertion efficiency factor YidD, producing MKPTFNKIITFPLVLLIRFYQWFISPLLPKNCRYEPTCSHYMIEALQVHGIFKGFWLGVKRISKCHPWGGSGYDPVPPKCNH from the coding sequence TTGAAACCTACATTCAATAAAATCATCACATTTCCACTGGTATTATTAATACGATTTTACCAATGGTTTATTTCGCCTTTACTTCCTAAAAACTGTCGTTATGAACCTACCTGTTCGCATTATATGATAGAAGCATTACAGGTTCATGGGATTTTCAAAGGATTTTGGCTGGGTGTAAAAAGAATTTCAAAATGTCATCCATGGGGAGGAAGCGGATATGATCCCGTACCTCCTAAGTGTAATCATTAA
- a CDS encoding replication-associated recombination protein A, whose translation MNQNIPLAEKLRPKTLEDVLGQEHLTGEKGTIRKMIENDTLNSLIFWGPPGTGKTTLAEIISEKSGRKFFKLSAVSSGVKDVRDVIEDAKKQNLFSGKSPILFIDEIHRFNKSQQDSLLHAVEKGWVVLIGATTENPSFEVVSALLSRSQVYVLKALTYEKLEELIDIALTRYNKDENENFVIKDKQAFIQYSGGDGRKLINSVELVLNQFKNSGKKEIQNEDVMSVLQETMALYDKNGEQHYDIISAFIKSMRGSDPNGAVYWLARMIAGGEDIKFIARRMLILASEDIGLANPNALVIANNCFQAVNVIGNPEARIILSETAIYLAVSPKSNSAYAAINDALAFVKKTGNLPVPLHLRNAPTKLMKDLDYGKEYKYAHSYEGNFVDQDFLPEEIKDLKFYEPGNNATEKKIYDELKKKWNNKY comes from the coding sequence TTGAATCAAAATATTCCCTTAGCTGAAAAATTGAGACCTAAAACATTGGAAGATGTTCTAGGACAGGAACATCTTACCGGAGAAAAAGGAACGATAAGAAAAATGATAGAGAATGATACACTGAATTCTCTTATTTTCTGGGGACCTCCGGGGACCGGTAAAACAACATTAGCTGAAATTATTTCTGAAAAATCCGGGCGCAAGTTTTTTAAGCTTTCCGCAGTTTCTTCAGGCGTAAAAGATGTAAGGGATGTTATAGAAGATGCCAAAAAACAAAATCTGTTTTCCGGAAAATCTCCGATATTATTTATTGACGAAATACACCGGTTCAACAAATCTCAGCAGGATTCACTTTTACATGCGGTGGAAAAAGGTTGGGTGGTTTTAATTGGTGCCACAACAGAAAATCCAAGTTTCGAAGTAGTTTCGGCATTACTTTCCAGAAGTCAGGTTTATGTGTTGAAAGCTTTAACTTATGAAAAGCTGGAAGAACTTATTGATATTGCTTTGACAAGATACAACAAAGATGAAAATGAGAATTTTGTAATTAAGGATAAACAGGCTTTTATTCAGTATTCCGGCGGAGATGGAAGAAAACTGATCAATTCTGTAGAGCTGGTTTTGAATCAGTTTAAAAATTCTGGAAAAAAAGAAATTCAAAATGAAGATGTAATGTCTGTTTTGCAGGAAACAATGGCACTGTATGATAAAAACGGAGAGCAACATTATGATATCATTTCTGCATTTATTAAATCAATGCGGGGCAGTGATCCGAATGGTGCGGTTTATTGGTTAGCCAGAATGATTGCAGGCGGAGAAGATATTAAATTTATTGCAAGAAGAATGCTGATCTTGGCCTCTGAAGATATTGGTTTGGCCAATCCTAATGCTTTGGTGATTGCTAACAACTGTTTTCAGGCCGTCAATGTAATCGGAAATCCGGAAGCAAGGATTATTTTAAGTGAAACGGCAATTTATCTGGCTGTTTCACCAAAGAGCAATTCTGCTTATGCTGCAATAAATGACGCGTTGGCTTTTGTAAAGAAAACCGGAAACTTACCGGTACCTCTTCATTTAAGAAATGCACCAACAAAGTTAATGAAAGATCTGGATTACGGGAAAGAATATAAATATGCCCATTCTTACGAAGGGAATTTTGTTGACCAGGATTTTCTTCCGGAAGAAATAAAAGATTTGAAATTTTATGAACCCGGAAATAATGCTACGGAAAAGAAAATTTATGATGAGCTTAAAAAGAAATGGAATAATAAATATTAA
- a CDS encoding acyl-CoA thioesterase has product MIHTTHSIRVRYGETDPMKYVYYGNYAEYLEIGRVELFRSIGMSYNEIENQGIWLPVSEYKIKYLKPALYDQKLEIHTYLKKKPGVRIEFEYEIYNEDQVKLTEASTTLFFLSAETNKIIKCPDFLMDLINKNWNQNQ; this is encoded by the coding sequence ATGATACACACAACACACTCAATACGAGTACGTTACGGAGAAACAGACCCTATGAAATATGTCTATTACGGGAACTATGCAGAGTACCTGGAAATAGGTAGAGTTGAATTATTTCGCAGTATAGGGATGTCATATAATGAGATTGAAAATCAAGGAATTTGGCTTCCTGTTTCTGAGTATAAAATTAAGTATTTAAAGCCTGCTTTATATGATCAAAAATTAGAAATTCATACCTACCTGAAAAAGAAACCGGGAGTGAGAATAGAATTTGAATATGAAATCTACAATGAAGACCAGGTAAAATTAACCGAAGCTTCCACAACTCTCTTCTTTTTATCTGCTGAAACAAACAAAATTATTAAATGTCCGGATTTTTTAATGGACCTTATTAACAAAAACTGGAATCAGAATCAATAA
- the dnaA gene encoding chromosomal replication initiator protein DnaA, whose translation MDENLMMIWQKCLQFMRDNLNAAEDNSDLKKLEKSFDLLFDKVQPISLVDNNLTLMVPSDFYKEYIEDNYLSLLSAALKKNIGKGVKLWYSVMENKPVGLEKPVTMNMKGKTVPTPKVQETMPQGFSSNIVNPFVVPGIKKVNIDSNLKSDFSFENYVEGESNKFAATVARSIAKRPGATAFNPLFLYGGYGVGKTHLGQAVGLEVKSQFPDKVVLYLSSEKFIQQFISAAKAHKQTEFANFYQMVDVLIIDDIQFLSGKSATQDSFFHIFDYLHQNGKQIILTSDKAPADIMDIQDRIVSRFKWGLSAEIKSPDLETRKKIIEDKLSRDGIVLTEDMLDFLAAEAKTNVRELIGVINSVIAYSTIYKSDLSLELLKDTINKIAANQKKVINIPFIQEVVCDYFGIKREQLLSKTRKREIALPRQLAMYFAKEFTNATFTKIGEEMGGKDHSTVMYACETIKDVSKIDKEVKKYVKELTERIKH comes from the coding sequence ATGGATGAAAATTTAATGATGATATGGCAGAAATGCCTTCAGTTTATGCGTGATAATCTCAACGCAGCTGAAGATAATTCTGATCTTAAAAAGCTTGAAAAATCTTTCGACTTACTGTTTGATAAAGTGCAGCCAATTTCTTTGGTTGACAATAATCTTACATTAATGGTTCCGAGTGATTTTTACAAAGAGTATATTGAGGATAATTACCTGTCCCTGCTTTCTGCTGCCCTGAAGAAAAATATAGGAAAAGGTGTGAAACTTTGGTATTCTGTAATGGAAAATAAGCCGGTTGGTTTAGAAAAACCTGTTACGATGAATATGAAAGGAAAAACAGTTCCCACTCCGAAAGTCCAGGAAACTATGCCGCAAGGTTTCTCTTCCAACATAGTTAATCCGTTTGTGGTTCCGGGAATTAAAAAAGTAAATATAGATTCTAATCTGAAATCAGATTTTTCTTTCGAAAATTACGTAGAAGGAGAGAGTAATAAGTTTGCTGCTACAGTGGCGAGATCTATTGCCAAAAGACCGGGAGCAACTGCTTTTAACCCATTGTTTTTATATGGAGGTTATGGAGTAGGAAAAACGCACTTAGGACAGGCTGTTGGACTTGAAGTGAAAAGTCAATTTCCGGATAAGGTGGTGCTGTATCTGTCTTCTGAAAAATTTATTCAGCAGTTTATTTCAGCGGCAAAGGCGCATAAACAAACAGAATTCGCTAACTTCTATCAGATGGTAGATGTACTGATTATTGATGATATTCAGTTCCTATCAGGAAAATCTGCAACACAAGATAGCTTCTTCCATATTTTTGACTATCTGCATCAGAACGGAAAACAGATTATCCTTACTTCAGATAAAGCTCCGGCAGATATTATGGATATTCAGGACAGAATTGTTTCCCGCTTCAAATGGGGACTTTCTGCAGAAATAAAATCTCCGGATTTAGAAACCCGTAAGAAAATTATTGAAGACAAATTAAGCAGAGACGGTATCGTTCTTACAGAAGATATGCTTGATTTCCTTGCAGCGGAAGCCAAGACAAATGTGAGAGAACTTATTGGGGTGATCAACTCAGTGATTGCCTACTCTACAATTTATAAATCCGACTTAAGTTTAGAACTTTTAAAAGATACGATCAACAAAATTGCGGCTAATCAGAAAAAAGTGATCAACATTCCTTTTATTCAGGAAGTGGTATGCGATTATTTCGGAATTAAGAGGGAACAGCTTTTATCTAAAACAAGAAAAAGAGAAATTGCTCTTCCAAGACAGTTGGCAATGTATTTTGCTAAAGAATTTACCAATGCTACTTTTACGAAAATTGGAGAAGAAATGGGAGGTAAAGATCACTCAACAGTAATGTATGCATGTGAAACGATAAAAGATGTATCTAAAATCGATAAGGAAGTCAAAAAATACGTTAAAGAGCTTACCGAAAGAATTAAACACTAA
- a CDS encoding low molecular weight protein-tyrosine-phosphatase: protein MKILMVCLGNICRSPLAEGIMKTKLPEDYMVDSAGTISMHEGEHPDKRAIKTAANHGIDISKQRSRPIGAKDFEIFDKIYCMDVDVLADVVSKAENEEQRQKISLFLEAAGDHKNTEVPDPYWGDMKDFENVFQLLDKGCDKIAENLLLES from the coding sequence ATGAAAATATTAATGGTCTGTTTGGGAAATATATGCAGAAGTCCTTTAGCAGAAGGAATTATGAAGACCAAGCTTCCTGAAGACTATATGGTGGATTCTGCGGGAACAATTTCTATGCATGAAGGTGAACATCCGGATAAAAGAGCCATAAAGACAGCAGCAAACCACGGTATAGATATTTCAAAACAACGTTCAAGACCTATTGGTGCTAAGGATTTTGAAATTTTTGATAAAATCTACTGTATGGATGTTGATGTTTTGGCAGATGTGGTTTCAAAAGCGGAGAATGAAGAACAAAGACAAAAAATATCCTTATTTTTAGAAGCTGCAGGAGATCATAAAAATACAGAAGTTCCCGACCCGTATTGGGGAGATATGAAAGATTTTGAAAACGTTTTTCAGCTTCTGGATAAAGGCTGCGACAAAATTGCAGAAAATTTATTGTTAGAATCGTAA
- a CDS encoding SAM-dependent methyltransferase — MLFLLPAYLSENTSITHFSPVIKEYIMQTDYFFVENEKTARKVVKFFAPEKKQSDLKLFLLDKYTENADIKEAQQLMLKGQDFGLLSEAGLPCIADPGNLMVKWCHEKNIRVIPISGPSSIILALISSGFNGQEFTFNGYLPIDKSEKKKQILQLESLVQKTGYSQIFMETPYRNNQLFEDLTKFLSPNTKLCIAANINDPEQEFIRTKTIKDWQKQKPELHKIPAVFVLGK; from the coding sequence ATGCTTTTTTTATTACCTGCTTATCTTTCTGAAAATACTTCTATCACTCATTTTTCACCTGTGATTAAAGAATATATCATGCAGACAGATTACTTCTTTGTGGAAAATGAAAAAACCGCTAGGAAAGTAGTAAAGTTTTTTGCTCCTGAAAAAAAACAGTCAGATCTGAAACTTTTTCTTTTGGACAAATACACTGAGAACGCTGATATCAAAGAAGCACAGCAATTGATGCTGAAAGGTCAGGATTTCGGATTGCTTTCAGAAGCCGGACTTCCTTGTATTGCGGATCCCGGAAATTTAATGGTAAAATGGTGTCATGAAAAAAATATCAGAGTAATCCCGATTTCAGGACCTTCATCGATTATTTTGGCTCTTATTTCAAGTGGTTTTAACGGGCAGGAATTTACGTTTAACGGATATCTTCCGATTGATAAAAGCGAAAAGAAAAAACAGATTTTACAGTTGGAAAGTTTAGTTCAAAAAACAGGATATTCCCAGATTTTCATGGAAACTCCTTACAGGAATAATCAGCTTTTTGAAGATCTGACGAAGTTTTTATCTCCTAATACAAAGTTATGTATTGCTGCAAATATTAACGATCCTGAACAAGAATTTATTAGAACAAAAACTATTAAAGACTGGCAAAAACAGAAACCGGAACTTCATAAAATTCCTGCTGTATTTGTATTAGGTAAATAA